In Streptomyces sp. NBC_00569, a single genomic region encodes these proteins:
- a CDS encoding ABC transporter ATP-binding protein — MAGPGGRMMAGGPDQRSMDFKGSGKRLIRQFKPEKTTMYAMVACVVLSVGLSVLGPKILGRATDLVFAGIIGRQMPAGSSKAQVIEAMRAKGDSGVADMLSGIDFTPGQGIDFGAVGSVLGLALCTFLGAGLLMAVATRLSNLALNKTVFRMREDIQAKLSRLPLSYFDKRQRGEVLSRATNDIDNIGQTLQQTMGQLINSLLTIIGVLVMMFWISPLLALVALVTVPLSFLIATRVGKRSQPQFVQQWKTTGKLNAHIEEMYTGHNLVKVFGRQEESAKAFAEQNDALYEAGFKAQFNSGMMQPLMFFVSNLNYVLVAVVGGLRVASGSLSIGDVQAFIQYSRQFSMPLTQVASMANLVQSGVASAERIFELLDADEQEADPVPGEKPDLLRGLVEFENVSFRYEQDKPLIEDLSLAVEPGHTVAIVGPTGAGKTTLVNLLLRFYEVTGGRITLDGVDVAKMSRDELRSGIGMVLQDTWLFGGTIADNIAYGAAKDVTREQIEEAARAAHADRFIRTLPEGYDTVIDDEGSGVSAGEKQLITIARAFLSDPVILVLDEATSSVDTRTEVLIQKAMARLAHGRTSFVIAHRLSTIRDADTILVMESGDIVEQGTHDALRAAGGAYERLYEAQFAQAVAEVE, encoded by the coding sequence ATGGCGGGGCCAGGCGGGCGGATGATGGCCGGGGGCCCCGACCAGCGTTCGATGGACTTCAAGGGCTCGGGCAAGCGGCTCATCAGGCAGTTCAAGCCCGAGAAGACGACGATGTACGCGATGGTCGCGTGTGTCGTCCTGAGTGTGGGCCTGTCGGTGCTGGGCCCGAAGATCCTGGGCCGGGCGACCGACCTGGTCTTCGCGGGCATCATCGGGCGTCAGATGCCCGCCGGGAGCAGCAAGGCGCAGGTCATCGAGGCGATGCGGGCCAAGGGTGACTCCGGGGTCGCCGACATGCTCTCCGGGATCGACTTCACGCCCGGCCAGGGCATCGACTTCGGGGCCGTGGGCTCCGTGCTCGGGCTCGCCCTGTGCACCTTCCTGGGGGCCGGTCTGCTGATGGCCGTGGCGACGCGGCTGTCCAACCTGGCGCTCAACAAGACCGTCTTCCGGATGCGCGAGGACATCCAGGCGAAGCTGTCGCGCCTTCCGCTGTCGTACTTCGACAAGCGCCAGCGCGGTGAGGTCCTCAGCCGCGCCACGAACGACATCGACAACATCGGGCAGACGCTCCAGCAGACGATGGGCCAGCTCATCAACTCGCTGCTCACCATCATCGGTGTGCTGGTGATGATGTTCTGGATCTCGCCGCTGCTCGCGCTGGTGGCACTGGTGACGGTGCCGCTGTCGTTCCTGATCGCGACGCGGGTCGGCAAGCGGTCGCAGCCGCAGTTCGTGCAGCAGTGGAAGACCACCGGCAAGCTGAACGCGCACATCGAGGAGATGTACACCGGCCACAACCTGGTGAAGGTCTTCGGGCGCCAGGAGGAGTCGGCCAAGGCGTTCGCCGAGCAGAACGACGCGCTCTACGAGGCCGGGTTCAAGGCACAGTTCAACAGCGGGATGATGCAGCCGCTGATGTTCTTCGTGTCGAACCTCAACTATGTGCTGGTCGCCGTGGTGGGTGGCCTGCGGGTCGCCTCGGGTTCGCTGTCGATCGGTGACGTCCAGGCGTTCATCCAGTACTCGCGGCAGTTCTCCATGCCGCTGACGCAGGTCGCCTCGATGGCGAACCTGGTGCAGTCGGGCGTCGCCTCGGCCGAGCGGATCTTCGAACTGCTCGACGCGGACGAGCAGGAGGCCGACCCGGTGCCGGGCGAGAAGCCCGATCTGCTGCGCGGGCTCGTCGAGTTCGAGAACGTGTCCTTCCGCTACGAGCAGGACAAGCCGCTCATCGAGGACCTGTCCCTCGCCGTGGAGCCGGGGCACACCGTCGCCATCGTCGGCCCGACGGGCGCCGGAAAGACGACGCTGGTCAACCTGCTGCTCCGCTTCTACGAGGTCACCGGCGGGCGCATCACCCTCGACGGGGTCGACGTGGCGAAGATGTCGCGCGACGAACTCCGTTCCGGGATCGGCATGGTCCTCCAGGACACGTGGCTGTTCGGCGGCACGATCGCGGACAACATCGCGTACGGCGCGGCGAAGGACGTCACCCGGGAGCAGATCGAGGAAGCGGCGCGGGCCGCCCACGCGGACCGGTTCATCCGGACGCTGCCCGAGGGCTACGACACCGTGATCGACGACGAGGGGTCGGGGGTCAGCGCCGGTGAGAAGCAGCTCATCACCATCGCGCGCGCGTTCCTCTCGGACCCGGTGATACTCGTCCTCGACGAGGCGACGAGCTCCGTCGACACCCGTACCGAGGTGCTCATCCAGAAGGCGATGGCGCGGCTCGCCCACGGGCGGACCAGCTTCGTCATCGCTCACCGGCTGTCCACGATCCGCGACGCCGACACCATCCTGGTGATGGAGAGCGGGGACATCGTGGAGCAGGGCACCCACGACGCGCTGCGCGCCGCGGGCGGGGCGTACGAGCGGCTGTACGAGGCTCAGTTCGCGCAGGCCGTGGCGGAGGTGGAGTAG
- a CDS encoding ABC transporter ATP-binding protein translates to MLIRLLRTYLGPYKKPIGVLVLLQFLQTCASLYLPTLNADIIDNGVVKGDTGYILTFGAIMIAITVVQMVCNIGAVFYGARTAAALGRDVRASVFDRVQSFSAREMGQFGAPSLITRTTNDVQQVQMLTLMTFTLMVSAPIMCVGGIVMALGQDVPLSGVLLAVVPVLGISVSLIVRRLRPLFRTMQVRLDTVNRVLREQITGNRVIRAFVRDGYEKDRFREANADLTEVSLGTGKLLALMFPIVMTVVNISSIAVVWFGAHRIDSGGMQIGALTAFLAYLMQIVMSVMMATFMFMMVPRAEVCAERIQEVLSTESSVVPPASPVRELRSHGHLEIRDAGFRYPGAEEPVLKAIQVTARPGETTAVIGSTGSGKSTLLGLVPRLFDATDGEVLVDGVDVRTIDPALLARTVGLVPQKPYLFAGTVATNLRYGNPDATDEELWHALEVAQAKDFVKKLENGLDSPISQGGTNVSGGQRQRLAIARTLVQRPEIYLFDDSFSALDYATDAALRAALGHETSEATVVIVAQRVSTIRDADRIVVLDEGHVVGTGTHHELMDGNATYREIVLSQLTEAEAA, encoded by the coding sequence GTGCTCATACGACTCCTGCGGACCTACCTCGGTCCGTACAAGAAACCCATCGGCGTGCTCGTACTGCTGCAGTTCCTGCAGACCTGCGCGTCGCTCTATCTGCCCACCCTCAACGCGGACATCATTGACAACGGTGTCGTGAAGGGGGACACGGGCTACATCCTGACGTTCGGCGCCATCATGATCGCGATCACCGTGGTCCAGATGGTCTGCAACATCGGCGCCGTGTTCTACGGCGCCCGCACCGCGGCCGCGCTCGGACGGGACGTCCGGGCCTCCGTGTTCGACCGCGTGCAGTCCTTCTCGGCGCGCGAGATGGGCCAGTTCGGGGCGCCGTCCCTGATCACCCGCACGACGAACGACGTGCAGCAGGTCCAGATGCTCACGCTCATGACGTTCACGCTGATGGTGTCGGCGCCGATCATGTGTGTCGGCGGCATCGTCATGGCGCTGGGCCAGGACGTGCCCCTGTCGGGCGTGCTGCTCGCCGTGGTCCCGGTCCTCGGGATCAGCGTCAGTCTGATCGTGCGCCGCCTGCGGCCGCTGTTCCGCACCATGCAGGTGCGGCTCGACACGGTGAACCGGGTGCTGCGCGAGCAGATCACCGGCAACCGCGTCATCCGCGCCTTCGTGCGCGACGGCTACGAGAAGGATCGCTTCCGCGAGGCCAACGCCGATCTGACCGAGGTCTCCCTCGGCACCGGCAAGCTCCTCGCGCTGATGTTCCCGATCGTCATGACCGTGGTGAACATCTCGTCGATCGCCGTCGTCTGGTTCGGCGCGCACCGCATCGACAGCGGCGGCATGCAGATCGGCGCGCTCACCGCGTTCCTCGCCTATCTGATGCAGATCGTGATGAGCGTCATGATGGCCACCTTCATGTTCATGATGGTGCCGCGCGCCGAGGTCTGCGCCGAGCGCATCCAGGAGGTCCTCTCCACCGAGTCCAGCGTCGTGCCACCGGCCTCGCCGGTGCGGGAGCTGCGCAGCCACGGCCACCTGGAGATCCGGGACGCGGGCTTCCGCTACCCGGGCGCCGAGGAACCCGTGCTCAAGGCCATCCAGGTCACCGCGCGCCCCGGCGAGACGACCGCCGTCATCGGCTCGACCGGCAGCGGCAAGTCCACCCTTCTCGGCCTGGTGCCGCGCCTGTTCGACGCGACGGACGGCGAGGTTCTGGTGGACGGTGTCGACGTGCGCACCATCGACCCCGCGCTGCTCGCCAGGACCGTCGGGCTCGTGCCGCAGAAGCCGTACCTCTTCGCGGGCACGGTCGCGACGAATCTGCGGTACGGCAATCCGGACGCGACCGACGAAGAGCTGTGGCACGCCCTGGAGGTGGCGCAGGCCAAGGACTTCGTGAAGAAGCTGGAGAACGGGCTCGACTCCCCGATCTCGCAGGGCGGCACCAATGTGTCCGGCGGACAGCGCCAGCGGCTCGCGATCGCGCGGACGCTGGTGCAGCGGCCCGAGATCTATCTCTTCGACGACTCGTTCTCCGCGCTCGACTACGCGACGGACGCCGCGCTGCGGGCCGCGCTGGGTCACGAGACCTCCGAGGCGACCGTGGTGATCGTGGCCCAGCGGGTCTCCACCATCCGCGACGCGGACCGCATCGTGGTCCTCGACGAGGGCCATGTCGTGGGCACGGGCACCCATCACGAGCTGATGGACGGCAATGCGACATACCGGGAGATCGTTCTCTCCCAGCTGACGGAAGCGGAGGCGGCCTGA
- a CDS encoding FGGY family carbohydrate kinase — translation MGIVAGLDSSPDFTRIVVCDADSGAVLKQGYAPHPLESGEGGGRPADVDPQAWLLSLGEAAGGGLLEGVQAIGVSAQQNALVPLDSQGSTVRPAMPGGDKRTQAAAADLIDRLGGREAWAQAVGCVPQAMHPVTKLRWLARNEPEAAQRVALVLQAHDWLVWQLLGRPSRRTTDRGGASGTGYWSAASGAYRPDLVELALGHQAMLPEVLGPGDAAGTTPEGLIISAGTGETMAAAFGLGVRQGDAVVSLGASGSVMAVHHEALADPSGMITSLADATGMHLPVVHTLNAVRALRGTADMLGLSGIEELSDLAMKSTPGSHGLVMLPYLEGEKTPNLPHTAGTLSGLRRESMKPEHLARAAFEGMLCGLGDAMDVLRGRGVEVRRIFLLGAAAELPAVQAAAPMLFGTQVVVPQPADYAALGAARQAAWALNGQLPQWQGAAAQVLEPGEELPVGQAVRQQFTAVREQTHPGAFNSVGA, via the coding sequence ATGGGGATAGTCGCCGGGCTGGACAGTTCGCCCGATTTCACTCGGATCGTGGTCTGTGACGCGGACTCCGGTGCCGTGCTCAAGCAGGGCTATGCCCCGCACCCGCTCGAATCCGGCGAGGGCGGTGGCCGTCCCGCCGATGTCGATCCACAGGCGTGGCTCCTCTCGCTCGGCGAGGCCGCGGGCGGCGGGCTGCTCGAAGGCGTCCAGGCGATCGGGGTCTCCGCGCAGCAGAACGCGCTGGTGCCGCTCGACTCGCAGGGCAGCACCGTGCGGCCCGCGATGCCCGGGGGCGACAAGCGGACGCAGGCCGCGGCCGCGGATCTCATCGACCGGCTCGGCGGGCGTGAGGCGTGGGCCCAGGCCGTCGGATGTGTGCCGCAGGCCATGCATCCGGTGACGAAGCTGCGGTGGCTGGCGAGGAACGAGCCGGAGGCCGCACAGCGGGTCGCGCTCGTGCTCCAGGCCCACGACTGGCTGGTGTGGCAGCTCCTCGGCCGGCCCTCGCGGCGCACCACCGACCGGGGCGGGGCCTCGGGCACCGGCTACTGGTCGGCGGCGAGCGGCGCGTACCGTCCTGACCTGGTCGAGCTGGCACTCGGGCACCAGGCGATGCTGCCGGAGGTGCTCGGACCGGGGGACGCGGCGGGCACCACTCCGGAGGGGCTGATCATCTCGGCCGGTACGGGCGAGACGATGGCCGCGGCGTTCGGGCTCGGGGTGCGCCAGGGCGACGCCGTGGTGTCGCTCGGGGCCTCGGGTTCGGTCATGGCGGTGCACCACGAGGCGCTGGCCGATCCGTCCGGGATGATCACCTCCCTCGCCGACGCGACCGGTATGCATCTGCCCGTCGTCCATACGCTCAATGCGGTGCGGGCCCTTCGCGGTACGGCCGACATGCTCGGGCTCTCCGGGATCGAGGAGCTGTCCGACCTGGCGATGAAGTCGACTCCCGGGTCGCACGGCCTGGTCATGCTGCCGTATCTGGAGGGCGAGAAGACGCCGAATCTGCCGCACACCGCGGGCACCCTGAGCGGGCTGCGGCGGGAGTCGATGAAGCCGGAGCATCTCGCGCGGGCCGCGTTCGAGGGCATGCTGTGCGGGCTCGGGGACGCCATGGACGTACTGCGCGGGCGGGGGGTCGAGGTGCGGCGGATCTTCCTGCTCGGGGCGGCGGCCGAGCTGCCGGCGGTGCAGGCCGCGGCGCCGATGCTGTTCGGGACGCAGGTCGTGGTGCCGCAGCCCGCGGACTACGCGGCCCTCGGTGCGGCGCGGCAGGCCGCGTGGGCGCTGAACGGGCAGCTGCCGCAGTGGCAGGGCGCGGCGGCGCAGGTTCTGGAGCCGGGCGAGGAGCTGCCCGTCGGGCAGGCGGTGCGGCAGCAGTTCACCGCCGTACGGGAGCAGACGCACCCCGGAGCCTTCAATTCCGTAGGCGCTTGA
- a CDS encoding YtxH domain-containing protein codes for MRYRLTFVAGLALGYVLGTRAGRERYEQLKKSAREFTQNPAVRNTAESAAQQTRQIAGKALHSVSEKVESRVPDSVAGRVRSLRERGQGNNGFEDDWGTSNT; via the coding sequence ATGCGCTACCGGCTCACATTCGTCGCCGGTCTGGCCCTGGGGTACGTACTCGGGACCCGGGCCGGACGCGAGCGGTACGAGCAGCTGAAGAAGTCCGCGCGCGAGTTCACGCAGAACCCCGCCGTCCGGAACACGGCGGAGTCGGCGGCCCAGCAGACGCGTCAGATCGCGGGCAAGGCGCTGCACTCGGTGAGCGAGAAGGTCGAGAGCCGGGTCCCCGATTCGGTGGCCGGCCGGGTGCGCTCGCTGCGGGAGCGCGGCCAGGGCAACAACGGCTTCGAGGACGACTGGGGCACCAGCAACACCTGA
- a CDS encoding tyrosine-type recombinase/integrase has product MHDLRHAHASRLIAGRVPLPVLQARLGRESIATTVDRYGHRQLHTHDEPSPMTGVWARLHRASKGLTVRSDCSRHGGLERRQHG; this is encoded by the coding sequence ATTCACGACCTCCGCCATGCTCACGCGTCCCGGCTGATCGCCGGCAGGGTTCCGCTGCCTGTCCTTCAGGCGCGTCTCGGGCGCGAGTCGATTGCCACGACCGTCGATCGGTACGGACACCGGCAGTTGCATACCCACGACGAACCCTCGCCTATGACAGGGGTGTGGGCACGCCTCCATCGGGCCTCAAAAGGTCTGACTGTCAGGTCTGACTGTTCGAGGCATGGAGGGCTTGAGCGACGACAACACGGATGA
- a CDS encoding rod shape-determining protein → MTVSLEQLRRCHLAVDLGAARTRVFVKGAGLVVDEPSAAAVNTRTGALIAVGELAERMTGRTPDYIRVMRPVSGGTVVDIDMAQRMLRHLIGEKLRRTLRRKPRLRAAACTPHDADPLAQRAAVETMVGLGARRVELVDTLIAAAVGCGLPVERPEGTMIIVCGAATTQIAVLSLGSIVTAERIPVGGDAIDHAVVQHLRQHHELMLPSQSVRPLQIALSGNGLTPHGPESTEIHGRDVATGLARSVHVDTAAVRHAIHTPLTAVLDGIGKVLRDCPPDLVADLADRGIMMVGGSALLPGFDQMLRDATGVPVSIAERPDVCAVLGLGAMLEGKVQPLTLTPVAR, encoded by the coding sequence ATGACCGTCAGTCTGGAGCAGTTGCGCCGCTGCCATCTCGCCGTCGACCTGGGGGCCGCGCGGACCCGGGTGTTCGTGAAGGGCGCGGGCCTCGTCGTCGACGAGCCGAGCGCCGCCGCCGTCAACACCCGCACCGGTGCCCTGATCGCGGTCGGTGAGCTCGCCGAGCGGATGACGGGCCGCACTCCCGACTACATCCGCGTCATGCGCCCCGTCTCCGGCGGCACCGTCGTCGACATCGACATGGCCCAGCGCATGCTGCGCCACCTCATCGGCGAGAAGCTGCGCCGCACGCTGCGCCGCAAGCCCCGGCTGCGCGCCGCCGCCTGCACCCCGCACGACGCCGACCCGCTCGCGCAGCGCGCCGCCGTCGAGACCATGGTCGGACTCGGCGCGCGCCGCGTCGAACTCGTCGACACCCTCATCGCCGCCGCCGTCGGCTGCGGCCTGCCCGTCGAGCGCCCCGAAGGCACGATGATCATCGTGTGCGGGGCGGCCACGACGCAGATCGCCGTTCTCTCCCTGGGCTCGATCGTGACCGCCGAGCGCATCCCGGTCGGCGGCGACGCCATCGACCACGCGGTGGTGCAGCACCTGCGCCAGCACCACGAACTGATGCTCCCGTCGCAGTCCGTACGTCCGCTGCAGATCGCCCTCAGCGGCAACGGCCTCACCCCGCACGGCCCGGAGTCGACGGAGATCCACGGCCGGGACGTGGCGACGGGCCTGGCCCGCTCGGTGCACGTGGACACGGCGGCCGTGCGCCACGCGATCCACACCCCGCTGACCGCCGTCCTCGACGGCATCGGCAAGGTCCTGCGGGACTGCCCGCCCGACCTGGTGGCCGACCTCGCGGACCGCGGCATCATGATGGTCGGCGGCAGCGCCCTGCTGCCCGGTTTCGACCAGATGCTCCGCGACGCCACGGGAGTGCCGGTCAGTATCGCCGAGCGCCCGGACGTCTGCGCGGTCCTCGGCCTCGGCGCGATGCTGGAGGGCAAGGTCCAGCCCCTCACCCTCACCCCGGTGGCCCGCTGA
- a CDS encoding MFS transporter has product MSALAPVKGPEPGGRRRILADLTPLRISVDYRRLWVGNTVSWTGQAMTALAVSLQVYDITRSSFSVGLVGLFSLVPLVVFGLYGGAIADTMDRRKLGLYSASGSCALSVALAVAALAGYHRVWLLYAVVSLQAVCGALNSPARTSMIPRLLPPEHLPAANALGSMTTTAGTLIGPMLGGVVVGLWGYQTAYLIDAVAFSAALYAMWRLPAMLPDGPEGERRKRASVVDGLRFLAGRPNLRMTFFSDMCAMVLAYPRALYPAVALLWYGGDARTTGLLVAAPAVGALLGGVFSGWLGRVHRHGLAIVIAVCGWGLAIAVFGLTRDLWLGLFFLALAGCADTVSMVFRGTMLQVAAPDEMRGRLQGVFIVVVAGGPRLGDFVAGSTADLTSPTVAITGGGTACVVAVLLLALKWRKFLNYDARKPTA; this is encoded by the coding sequence ATATCGGCTCTCGCACCGGTGAAGGGCCCCGAGCCGGGGGGTCGCCGCCGGATTCTCGCCGATCTCACCCCGCTGCGTATCTCCGTCGACTACCGGCGCCTGTGGGTCGGCAACACGGTGTCCTGGACGGGCCAGGCGATGACGGCGCTCGCGGTGTCCCTCCAGGTGTACGACATCACGCGCTCCAGCTTCTCCGTGGGCCTCGTCGGCCTGTTCTCGCTGGTCCCGCTGGTCGTCTTCGGCCTCTACGGGGGTGCCATCGCGGACACGATGGACCGGCGCAAGCTCGGCCTGTACAGCGCGTCCGGCTCGTGCGCGCTGTCCGTGGCACTGGCCGTCGCGGCGCTCGCCGGCTATCACCGGGTGTGGCTGCTCTACGCGGTCGTGTCCCTCCAGGCGGTGTGCGGGGCGCTCAACTCCCCGGCGCGCACGTCGATGATCCCGCGCCTGCTGCCGCCGGAACACCTGCCGGCGGCGAACGCGCTCGGCTCCATGACGACCACGGCCGGCACCCTCATCGGCCCCATGCTGGGCGGCGTCGTGGTCGGCCTGTGGGGCTACCAGACGGCGTACCTGATCGACGCGGTCGCCTTCTCGGCGGCTCTGTACGCGATGTGGCGGCTGCCGGCGATGCTGCCGGACGGGCCGGAGGGGGAGCGGCGCAAGCGGGCCTCCGTGGTGGACGGCCTGCGGTTCCTGGCCGGGCGGCCCAACCTCCGGATGACCTTCTTCTCGGACATGTGCGCGATGGTCCTCGCGTATCCGCGGGCGTTGTACCCGGCCGTCGCGCTGCTCTGGTACGGCGGCGACGCGCGGACCACCGGCCTGCTCGTCGCCGCTCCCGCGGTGGGCGCGCTGCTGGGCGGGGTGTTCTCCGGCTGGCTCGGCCGCGTGCACCGGCACGGCCTGGCGATCGTGATCGCCGTGTGCGGGTGGGGCCTCGCCATCGCCGTCTTCGGCCTGACCAGAGACCTCTGGCTCGGCCTCTTCTTCCTCGCGCTCGCCGGCTGCGCGGACACGGTCTCGATGGTCTTCCGCGGCACGATGCTCCAGGTCGCGGCCCCCGACGAGATGCGCGGCCGCCTCCAGGGCGTCTTCATCGTGGTCGTGGCGGGCGGCCCTCGCCTCGGCGACTTCGTCGCGGGCTCGACGGCCGACCTCACGTCCCCCACGGTCGCGATCACGGGCGGCGGCACGGCGTGCGTGGTGGCGGTCCTGCTCCTCGCTCTGAAATGGCGCAAGTTCCTGAACTACGACGCCCGGAAGCCGACGGCGTGA